From Streptomyces cyaneogriseus subsp. noncyanogenus, the proteins below share one genomic window:
- a CDS encoding polysaccharide deacetylase family protein: MPSLTRKMKNTGTGLRAAAALLAAAALTPVLTGCANVDTTAPSTVRSAPASPAAAFGSVDCRKAKCIALTFDAGPSEHSARLLDILKDKQVPATFFLLGKRHIEKYPELVRRMAAEGHEVASHTWTHKILTRSEPEEIREELERPNAEIERLTGRRPTLMRPPQGRTDDTVHEISRELGLAEVLWSVTAKDYKTNDSALITQRVLAQSSRDGIILLHDIYDGTVPAVPGIIDALKERGYVFVTVPQLLAPGKAEPGKVYRP; this comes from the coding sequence ATGCCTTCTCTGACCAGGAAGATGAAGAACACGGGGACCGGGTTGCGTGCCGCCGCCGCGCTGTTGGCGGCCGCGGCCCTGACACCGGTGCTGACCGGCTGCGCGAACGTCGACACGACCGCACCGAGCACCGTCCGCAGCGCTCCCGCCTCACCGGCCGCCGCCTTCGGCAGCGTCGACTGCCGCAAGGCCAAGTGCATCGCACTGACCTTCGACGCCGGGCCGAGCGAGCACTCCGCACGGCTGCTCGACATCCTGAAGGACAAGCAGGTCCCGGCGACCTTCTTCCTGCTCGGCAAGCGGCACATCGAGAAGTACCCGGAGCTCGTCCGGCGGATGGCCGCCGAGGGGCACGAGGTGGCCAGCCACACCTGGACCCACAAGATCCTCACCCGGAGCGAGCCGGAGGAGATACGCGAGGAACTGGAGCGCCCCAACGCGGAGATAGAGCGCCTGACCGGTCGCCGCCCGACGCTGATGCGCCCGCCCCAGGGCCGCACCGACGACACGGTGCACGAGATCAGCCGTGAGCTCGGCCTCGCGGAGGTGCTGTGGAGCGTGACCGCCAAGGACTACAAGACGAACGACTCCGCGCTGATCACCCAGCGCGTGCTGGCCCAGTCCTCCCGGGACGGCATCATCCTGCTGCACGACATCTACGACGGAACCGTCCCCGCCGTACCGGGGATCATCGACGCGCTCAAGGAGCGGGGGTACGTCTTCGTGACGGTGCCGCAACTGCTGGCGCCGGGGAAGGCCGAACCGGGGAAGGTCTACCGGCCGTGA
- a CDS encoding glycosyltransferase family 2 protein, giving the protein MTSYAVVIPTLARDTLADCLAALAAATGPRPEQIVLVDDRPGPAAGAGALEYPLGVLGDLRARTVVLHSGGRGPAAARNTGLRAVTAPWTAFLDDDVQVGPHWCDQLVQDLTEAAPDTGAVQGVIAVPLPGERRPTDWERATAGLARARWITADMAYRTEALKQVGGFDERFTRAFREDADLALRVLGAGWRIRQGRRTTRHPVRPASRWVSLTQQRGNADDALMCRLHGPDWWEKAVAPRGRIRRHAAVTAAAAAALALAAAGRPRAAALAGLGWAAGTAEFAWARIAPGPRTRYEVTTMLVTSALIPPAATWHRLSGAWRHRNAPAWQEVAA; this is encoded by the coding sequence ATGACCTCGTACGCCGTCGTGATCCCCACCCTCGCGCGCGACACGCTCGCCGACTGCCTGGCCGCGCTCGCCGCCGCGACCGGACCGCGCCCCGAGCAGATCGTCCTGGTCGACGACCGGCCCGGGCCGGCGGCCGGGGCGGGCGCGCTGGAGTACCCGCTCGGCGTCCTCGGCGACCTGCGCGCCCGCACGGTGGTGCTGCACAGCGGCGGGCGCGGACCGGCCGCCGCCCGCAACACCGGCCTGCGCGCGGTCACCGCGCCGTGGACCGCCTTCCTCGACGACGACGTCCAGGTCGGCCCCCACTGGTGCGACCAGCTCGTCCAGGACCTCACCGAGGCCGCCCCCGACACCGGGGCCGTCCAGGGCGTGATCGCCGTCCCGCTGCCCGGCGAGCGCCGCCCCACCGACTGGGAACGCGCCACCGCCGGCCTGGCGCGGGCCCGCTGGATCACCGCCGACATGGCCTACCGCACCGAGGCGCTCAAGCAGGTCGGCGGCTTCGACGAACGCTTCACCCGCGCCTTCCGCGAGGACGCCGACCTCGCCCTGCGCGTCCTCGGCGCCGGCTGGCGCATCCGGCAGGGCCGCCGCACCACCCGGCACCCGGTGCGCCCCGCCTCCCGCTGGGTCTCCCTCACCCAGCAGCGCGGCAACGCCGACGACGCCCTGATGTGCCGTCTGCACGGCCCGGACTGGTGGGAGAAGGCGGTGGCCCCCCGCGGCCGGATCCGCCGGCACGCCGCCGTCACCGCCGCCGCGGCGGCCGCCCTCGCCCTGGCCGCGGCCGGCCGCCCCCGGGCCGCCGCGCTCGCCGGGCTCGGCTGGGCCGCCGGCACCGCCGAGTTCGCCTGGGCCCGCATCGCCCCCGGACCCCGTACCCGGTACGAGGTGACGACCATGCTCGTCACCAGCGCCCTCATCCCGCCGGCCGCGACCTGGCACCGGCTGAGCGGGGCGTGGAGGCACCGGAACGCCCCCGCCTGGCAGGAGGTGGCCGCATGA
- a CDS encoding carbamoyltransferase family protein, with protein MRILGINALFHDPAAALVVDGRTVAAAEEERFSRRKHGKRPVPFSAWEVPELSARWCLEHAGIRPGELDAVAYSFDPRLARPARDMGLDDPWDPLRLEYARRAPEFLAEALPGLDPEQVVFVPHHVAHAASAGPASPHPDNDVLVLDGRGECASHLAGRYRDGKLDTLFTQALPHSLGLVYEELTEHLGFLRSSDEFKVMALASYGKPRFLEKLREHVHATGDGGFHAHGVDWAAFAPARAKDEDWTRDHADLAASAQAVLEETLLDLVGWLHREAGGETLTMAGGVALNCVANSRIARQGPYRQVWVQPAAGDAGTALGGALHLAAREGAPQPMPGADLGRGWSDEELRAWLETAAVPYEEPDDIAETVAEELARDGIVAWFQGRSEYGPRALGHRSLLAHPGRAENLERLNHVKGREEFRPVAPMVLADRAAGIFDGPVPSPYMLFVHDVAAAWRDRIPAVVHVDGTARIQTVEARREPLVARMLAAFERRTGLPVVVNTSLNTAGRPMVDDPRDALECFGSAPVDLLALGPFAIRRGKAFA; from the coding sequence ATGCGCATCCTCGGTATCAACGCCCTGTTCCACGACCCGGCCGCCGCCCTCGTCGTCGACGGCAGGACCGTTGCCGCCGCCGAGGAGGAACGCTTCAGCCGCCGCAAGCACGGCAAGCGGCCGGTGCCGTTCTCCGCCTGGGAGGTGCCGGAGCTGTCGGCGCGCTGGTGCCTGGAGCACGCCGGGATACGCCCCGGCGAGCTGGACGCCGTCGCCTACTCCTTCGACCCCCGGCTCGCCCGTCCCGCCCGCGACATGGGCCTGGACGACCCCTGGGACCCGCTGCGCCTGGAGTACGCCCGCCGCGCACCCGAGTTCCTCGCCGAGGCGCTGCCCGGACTCGACCCCGAACAGGTCGTCTTCGTCCCGCACCACGTGGCGCACGCCGCCTCGGCGGGCCCCGCCTCCCCGCACCCCGACAACGACGTCCTCGTCCTGGACGGCCGCGGCGAGTGCGCCTCCCACCTCGCCGGCCGCTACCGCGACGGCAAGCTCGACACCCTGTTCACCCAGGCGCTGCCGCACTCCCTGGGCCTGGTCTACGAGGAACTGACCGAGCACCTCGGCTTCCTGCGCAGCAGCGACGAGTTCAAGGTGATGGCCCTCGCCTCCTACGGCAAGCCCCGCTTCCTGGAGAAGCTCCGCGAACACGTCCACGCCACCGGCGACGGGGGATTCCACGCCCACGGCGTCGACTGGGCCGCCTTCGCCCCGGCCCGCGCCAAGGACGAGGACTGGACGCGGGACCACGCCGACCTCGCCGCCAGCGCCCAGGCCGTCCTGGAGGAAACCCTGCTGGACCTCGTCGGCTGGCTGCACCGCGAGGCCGGCGGGGAGACGCTCACCATGGCCGGCGGCGTCGCCCTCAACTGCGTCGCCAACTCCCGGATCGCCAGGCAGGGCCCGTACCGGCAGGTGTGGGTGCAGCCCGCCGCCGGCGACGCCGGCACCGCCCTCGGCGGCGCCCTGCACCTGGCCGCGCGGGAAGGCGCCCCGCAGCCCATGCCCGGCGCCGACCTCGGCCGAGGCTGGAGCGACGAGGAACTGCGCGCCTGGCTGGAGACGGCCGCCGTCCCCTACGAGGAACCCGACGACATCGCCGAGACCGTCGCCGAGGAACTGGCCCGGGACGGCATCGTCGCCTGGTTCCAGGGCCGCAGCGAGTACGGACCCCGCGCCCTCGGGCACCGCTCCCTGCTGGCGCACCCGGGCCGCGCGGAGAATCTGGAACGCCTCAACCACGTCAAGGGCCGCGAGGAGTTCCGGCCGGTCGCCCCGATGGTCCTGGCCGACCGCGCCGCCGGGATCTTCGACGGGCCCGTCCCGAGCCCCTACATGCTCTTCGTCCACGACGTCGCCGCCGCCTGGCGGGACCGCATCCCGGCCGTCGTCCACGTCGACGGCACCGCCCGCATCCAGACCGTCGAAGCGCGCCGCGAACCGCTCGTCGCCCGCATGCTCGCCGCCTTCGAGCGGCGCACCGGACTGCCCGTCGTCGTCAACACCAGCCTCAACACCGCCGGCCGGCCCATGGTCGACGACCCGCGCGACGCCCTGGAGTGCTTCGGCTCCGCCCCCGTGGACCTGCTGGCCCTCGGACCGTTCGCGATCCGCCGCGGGAAGGCGTTCGCATGA
- a CDS encoding D-glycero-alpha-D-manno-heptose-1,7-bisphosphate 7-phosphatase — MSPVKAVLFDRDGTLVHDVPYNGDPGRVRPVDGAREALALLRGRGIRTGVVTNQSGVARGLLTDADVRAVNRRVDELLGPFDVWAVCPHGPGDGCHCRKPEPGLVLWAAGRICADPADCVVVGDIGADVEAARRAGAHGILVPNERTRPEETVTAEHVATDLLTAVRAVLGGRPPAGRIVADERPLERAYAPEPPAGPCGRPR, encoded by the coding sequence ATGAGCCCCGTCAAGGCCGTCCTGTTCGACCGCGACGGCACCCTCGTCCACGACGTCCCCTACAACGGCGACCCCGGCCGGGTGAGGCCCGTCGACGGCGCCCGGGAGGCGCTCGCCCTGCTGCGCGGACGCGGCATCCGCACCGGCGTCGTCACCAACCAGTCCGGCGTCGCCCGCGGCCTGCTCACCGACGCCGACGTCCGCGCCGTCAACCGGCGCGTCGACGAACTGCTCGGCCCGTTCGACGTGTGGGCGGTGTGCCCGCACGGCCCCGGCGACGGCTGCCACTGCCGCAAACCGGAGCCCGGCCTGGTGCTCTGGGCAGCGGGGCGGATCTGCGCCGACCCGGCCGACTGCGTCGTCGTCGGCGACATCGGCGCCGACGTGGAGGCCGCCCGCCGCGCCGGCGCCCACGGCATCCTCGTCCCGAACGAGCGGACCCGCCCGGAGGAGACGGTGACGGCCGAGCACGTCGCGACGGACCTGCTGACCGCCGTACGCGCGGTGCTCGGCGGACGGCCGCCCGCAGGCCGGATCGTGGCGGACGAACGCCCCCTGGAGCGGGCCTACGCCCCCGAGCCCCCCGCCGGCCCGTGCGGGAGGCCGCGATGA
- a CDS encoding glycosyltransferase family 9 protein, translating to MNARTAREAEPVRKAKTVRRAVVTRLDSFGDVLLAGPAVRAVAARAEHVTLLCGPRGAPAARLLPGVDEVLVWDAPWGGFDPPAVDRAGIDALADRIDADTGLILTSFHQSPLPTALVLRLAGVGYLAADSVDYPGSLLDLRHRRAPHAHEAEAALELAEAAGFPRPDDGRLRVLEPPATTELTGPGPYVVLHPGASVPARAWSPERCAEAVRELTAAGHRVVVTGGPGERALTARVAGEHALDLGGRTAAPELAGVLAGAGAVVTGNTAPAHLAAAVGTPVVSLFAPVVPAERWRPYGVPYVLLGDQDAPCADSRARECPVPGHPCLNSVTGTDVAAAVDKLLGEA from the coding sequence ATGAACGCCCGCACCGCGAGGGAGGCGGAGCCCGTGCGGAAGGCCAAAACCGTACGGAGAGCCGTCGTCACCCGGCTCGACAGCTTCGGCGACGTCCTGCTCGCCGGGCCCGCCGTCCGCGCCGTCGCCGCCCGCGCCGAACACGTCACCCTGCTGTGCGGGCCGCGCGGCGCGCCCGCCGCCCGGCTGCTGCCCGGCGTGGACGAGGTGCTGGTGTGGGACGCCCCCTGGGGCGGCTTCGACCCGCCCGCCGTGGACCGCGCCGGGATCGACGCGCTCGCCGACCGCATCGACGCCGACACGGGCCTGATCCTCACCTCCTTCCACCAGTCCCCGCTGCCCACCGCCCTGGTCCTGCGCCTGGCCGGCGTCGGCTACCTCGCCGCGGACAGCGTCGACTACCCCGGCTCCCTGCTGGACCTGCGCCACCGGCGCGCCCCGCACGCCCACGAGGCCGAGGCCGCCCTCGAACTCGCCGAGGCGGCCGGCTTCCCCCGCCCGGACGACGGACGGCTGCGCGTCCTGGAGCCGCCCGCCACCACCGAGCTGACCGGACCCGGCCCCTACGTCGTGCTGCACCCCGGCGCCAGCGTCCCGGCCCGCGCCTGGAGCCCCGAGCGCTGCGCCGAGGCGGTGCGGGAACTGACCGCCGCCGGGCACCGGGTCGTCGTCACCGGCGGCCCCGGCGAGCGGGCGCTGACCGCCCGCGTGGCGGGGGAGCACGCCCTCGACCTCGGCGGCCGGACCGCGGCCCCCGAACTGGCCGGGGTCCTCGCCGGCGCCGGCGCCGTCGTCACCGGCAACACCGCCCCCGCCCACCTGGCGGCCGCCGTCGGCACCCCGGTCGTCTCCCTGTTCGCACCGGTGGTGCCGGCCGAGCGCTGGCGGCCGTACGGCGTGCCGTACGTGCTCCTCGGCGACCAGGACGCGCCCTGCGCCGACAGCCGCGCCCGGGAGTGCCCGGTCCCCGGCCACCCGTGCCTGAACTCCGTCACCGGCACCGACGTGGCCGCCGCCGTCGACAAGCTCCTGGGGGAAGCATGA
- a CDS encoding glycosyltransferase — protein MRIAMVSEHASPLAALGGVDAGGQNVYVARLAEELARRGHDVTVYTRRDAADLPDRVPLPGGAVVEHVPAGPPEAVPKDDLFPYMPAFGAHLARAWARERPDVVHAHFWMSGMAAGTGARPHGVPVVQTFHALGTVKRRHQGAADTSPPERIGIERQIGRTCERVLATCTDEVMELADMGVPTRQVSVVPCGVDAEHFRPGAGTGGTPPRGQRHRLLACGRLVPRKGYDQAIRALAHIPGTELVVAGGPPGGAIHADPEARRLLRIAEDTGVAGRVRLLGAVDPHDMPALIRSADLVLCTPVYEPFGIVPLEAMACGVPVLATDVGGHRDSVADGVTGRLVAPQNPGAIADAARALLADERLRRRYGTAGRERVLAHYTWRRVADGAEQVYRQTLADHALSKEVA, from the coding sequence ATGAGGATCGCCATGGTGTCCGAGCACGCCAGCCCGCTCGCCGCACTCGGCGGCGTCGACGCCGGCGGCCAGAACGTCTACGTGGCCCGCCTGGCCGAGGAACTGGCGCGGCGCGGCCACGACGTCACGGTCTACACCCGCCGGGACGCGGCCGATCTGCCCGACCGGGTGCCCCTGCCCGGCGGAGCCGTGGTCGAGCACGTGCCGGCCGGGCCGCCCGAGGCCGTCCCCAAGGACGACCTGTTCCCGTACATGCCCGCCTTCGGCGCCCACCTGGCGCGCGCCTGGGCGCGGGAGCGGCCCGACGTGGTGCACGCCCACTTCTGGATGTCCGGCATGGCCGCCGGCACCGGCGCCCGCCCGCACGGCGTCCCCGTCGTGCAGACCTTCCACGCCCTGGGCACCGTCAAGCGGCGCCACCAGGGCGCCGCGGACACCAGCCCGCCCGAGCGGATCGGCATCGAACGGCAGATCGGCCGCACCTGCGAGCGCGTCCTGGCGACCTGCACCGACGAGGTGATGGAACTCGCCGACATGGGCGTGCCCACCCGGCAGGTCTCCGTGGTGCCCTGCGGCGTGGACGCCGAGCACTTCCGCCCCGGCGCCGGCACCGGCGGCACGCCCCCGCGCGGACAGCGCCACCGGCTGCTGGCCTGCGGCCGGCTCGTCCCCCGCAAGGGATACGACCAGGCCATCCGCGCCCTCGCCCACATCCCCGGCACCGAACTCGTCGTCGCGGGAGGCCCGCCCGGCGGAGCGATCCACGCCGACCCGGAGGCCCGCCGCCTGCTGCGGATCGCCGAGGACACCGGCGTCGCCGGCCGGGTGCGGCTGCTCGGCGCGGTCGACCCGCACGACATGCCCGCCCTGATCCGCAGCGCCGACCTGGTGCTGTGCACCCCCGTCTACGAGCCCTTCGGCATCGTGCCGCTAGAGGCCATGGCGTGCGGCGTGCCCGTCCTCGCCACCGACGTCGGCGGCCACCGCGACTCCGTCGCCGACGGCGTCACCGGACGGCTCGTGGCCCCGCAGAACCCCGGGGCGATCGCGGACGCCGCCCGCGCGCTCCTCGCCGACGAACGGCTGCGCCGCCGGTACGGCACGGCCGGCCGCGAACGCGTCCTGGCCCACTACACCTGGCGGCGCGTCGCCGACGGCGCCGAGCAGGTCTACCGGCAGACGCTCGCCGACCACGCACTGTCGAAGGAGGTGGCGTGA
- a CDS encoding SRPBCC family protein, which yields MVAFCLERTVPLPLDETWRRLTEWPRHGRAVPLTRVRVRTAPPTRTGTVVVARTGLGPLAFDDTMEVTVWEPPGDGTPGRCLLQKRGRVVGGWAEIEVRPGPGGRTRVLWREDLRVRPLPGAFDGVLRGAGRYVFGRAVNRLLGQE from the coding sequence GTGGTCGCCTTCTGCCTCGAACGCACGGTGCCGCTGCCCCTGGACGAGACGTGGCGCCGGCTCACCGAGTGGCCCCGCCACGGCCGGGCCGTGCCGTTGACCCGGGTCCGTGTCCGCACCGCCCCGCCGACCCGCACCGGCACGGTCGTGGTGGCCCGCACCGGCCTCGGCCCCCTCGCCTTCGACGACACCATGGAGGTGACCGTCTGGGAGCCCCCGGGGGACGGCACCCCCGGCCGGTGCCTGCTTCAGAAGCGGGGCCGGGTGGTCGGCGGCTGGGCGGAGATCGAGGTCCGCCCCGGACCCGGCGGCCGGACCCGGGTGCTCTGGCGGGAGGACCTGCGGGTGCGCCCGCTGCCGGGCGCCTTCGACGGCGTACTGCGCGGAGCGGGCCGGTACGTGTTCGGGCGGGCGGTGAACCGGCTGCTCGGACAGGAGTGA
- a CDS encoding UDP-glucuronic acid decarboxylase family protein, with amino-acid sequence MSDSPVSGRVWRRALVTGGAGFVGSHLCGRLLDAGAEVVCLDNLATGSRSNVAELERRRGFRFVRADATDPRALRGLPGRFDLVLHFACPASPADYLRLPLETLDVGSTGTRNALERARADGARFVLASTSEVYGDPLEHPQRETYWGNVNPVGPRSVYDESKRFAEALTTAHRQVHGTDTAIVRIFNTYGPRMRTGDGRAVPTFIAQALDGMPLTVAGDGSQTRSLCYVDDTVAGVLALAASGETGPMNIGGGEEITMLELARRIVELTGSGSRIRFVERPVDDPGRRRPDTTLARERLGWRPRVGWSEGLERTIGWFAHSVAA; translated from the coding sequence GTGAGCGACAGCCCCGTGAGCGGACGTGTCTGGCGCCGGGCCCTGGTGACCGGCGGAGCCGGGTTCGTGGGTTCCCATCTGTGCGGCCGGCTGCTGGACGCCGGTGCCGAGGTGGTCTGCCTCGACAACCTGGCCACCGGATCCCGGAGCAATGTGGCCGAGCTGGAGCGGCGGCGCGGCTTCCGGTTCGTCCGGGCCGACGCCACCGACCCGCGCGCCCTGCGCGGCCTGCCCGGCCGGTTCGACCTCGTCCTGCACTTCGCCTGCCCGGCCTCGCCCGCCGACTATCTGCGGCTGCCGCTGGAGACCCTCGACGTCGGCAGCACCGGCACCCGCAACGCCCTGGAGCGGGCCCGCGCCGACGGCGCCCGCTTCGTCCTCGCCTCCACCTCCGAGGTCTACGGCGACCCGCTGGAGCACCCGCAGCGCGAGACCTACTGGGGCAACGTCAACCCGGTCGGCCCGCGCAGTGTCTACGACGAGTCCAAGCGGTTCGCCGAGGCGCTGACCACCGCCCACCGCCAGGTGCACGGCACCGACACCGCCATCGTCCGCATCTTCAACACCTACGGTCCCCGGATGCGCACCGGCGACGGCCGCGCCGTGCCCACCTTCATCGCCCAGGCCCTGGACGGCATGCCCCTCACCGTCGCGGGCGACGGCAGCCAGACCCGGTCCCTGTGCTACGTCGACGACACCGTGGCCGGCGTCCTCGCCCTGGCCGCCTCCGGCGAGACCGGTCCGATGAACATCGGCGGCGGCGAGGAGATCACCATGCTGGAGCTGGCCCGGCGCATCGTCGAGCTCACCGGCTCCGGCTCCCGCATCCGCTTCGTCGAACGCCCCGTCGACGACCCCGGCCGGCGCCGGCCCGACACCACCCTCGCGCGGGAGCGGCTCGGCTGGCGGCCGCGGGTCGGCTGGAGCGAGGGGCTGGAGCGGACCATCGGCTGGTTCGCGCACTCCGTGGCGGCCTGA
- a CDS encoding multicopper oxidase family protein: MRTYRPSHTSPTRRAVLGAGIAAAGSGLLGACSDGGSRDRGSPGAPAADIPGRLVAPNGETRRTPAAPLRKHTFRAVPSQVELGAGRTFSTWTYEGLLPGREVRVTAGDTLALRFANHLPEATTVHWHGIELRNDMDGVPGVTQAPVEPGQTFDYRFTVPHPGTYWFHPHMGVQIDRGMYSPLIVDDPREPLAYDHEWIVVLDDWIDGVDGTTPDDVLRQLRRGKPAMGHGNRPEGPVEAGGGALADSASGGTGDGKGPGRAPSPSPYRGKGPERLMSGATSKLLGGHAGDVAHPYYLINGRTADDPTQFTARPGDRIRLRIINAGGETAFRVALGGHRMTITHSDGFPVRPYRTDALVLGMGERYDALVTAGSGVFPLVALAEGKRGRAMAVLRTGAGAVPEPSAHPEELDREVLVSAHRLRPDDSVALSRRGYDRLLKLKLTGGMKEYDWGIDHRPYDPDTLHRVERGERVRLVVINATHMWHPVHLHGHTYSLAGIDCNGARKDTTILLPHHKLVADFDADNPGLWMLHCHNIYHAESGMMTTLAYHE, encoded by the coding sequence ATGCGCACGTACCGCCCCAGTCACACCTCTCCCACACGTCGCGCCGTGCTCGGCGCCGGGATCGCGGCCGCGGGTTCCGGGCTGCTCGGCGCCTGCTCCGACGGCGGCTCGCGCGACCGCGGCAGCCCCGGCGCGCCCGCGGCGGACATCCCCGGCAGACTCGTCGCGCCGAACGGCGAGACACGCCGGACCCCTGCCGCACCCCTGCGCAAGCACACCTTCCGGGCCGTCCCGTCACAGGTCGAGCTGGGCGCGGGACGCACCTTCAGCACCTGGACGTACGAGGGACTGCTGCCGGGGCGGGAGGTTCGGGTCACCGCGGGTGACACCCTGGCGCTGAGGTTCGCCAACCACCTGCCGGAGGCGACGACCGTGCACTGGCACGGCATCGAGCTGCGCAACGACATGGACGGCGTTCCCGGGGTGACGCAGGCACCGGTCGAACCCGGCCAGACGTTCGATTATCGCTTCACCGTGCCGCATCCCGGCACCTACTGGTTCCACCCTCACATGGGGGTGCAGATCGATCGCGGGATGTACTCGCCGTTGATCGTCGACGACCCGAGGGAACCGCTCGCGTACGACCACGAGTGGATCGTCGTGCTGGACGACTGGATCGACGGCGTGGACGGCACCACCCCCGACGACGTTCTCCGCCAGCTCCGCAGGGGCAAGCCCGCGATGGGCCACGGCAACAGGCCGGAGGGACCGGTCGAGGCGGGCGGTGGGGCGCTGGCGGACAGCGCGTCCGGGGGGACGGGTGACGGGAAGGGCCCCGGGAGGGCTCCGTCACCGTCGCCGTACCGCGGCAAGGGGCCGGAGCGCCTGATGTCGGGCGCCACCAGCAAGCTGCTCGGTGGCCACGCGGGAGACGTCGCCCACCCCTACTACCTGATCAACGGGCGCACGGCGGACGACCCCACGCAGTTCACGGCCAGGCCCGGCGACCGGATCAGGCTGCGCATCATCAACGCCGGCGGGGAGACGGCCTTCCGGGTGGCGCTCGGCGGCCACCGGATGACCATCACCCACAGCGACGGCTTCCCCGTGCGGCCCTACCGGACCGACGCGCTGGTCCTCGGCATGGGCGAGCGGTACGACGCGCTGGTCACCGCGGGGTCCGGGGTCTTCCCGCTCGTCGCGCTCGCCGAGGGCAAGCGGGGCCGGGCGATGGCCGTCCTGCGCACGGGCGCCGGTGCGGTCCCCGAGCCGTCCGCGCACCCCGAGGAACTGGACCGCGAGGTGCTGGTCTCCGCCCACCGGCTCCGGCCGGACGATTCGGTCGCGCTGTCCCGCCGCGGGTACGACCGCCTTCTGAAGCTCAAGCTGACCGGCGGCATGAAGGAGTACGACTGGGGGATCGACCACCGGCCCTACGACCCGGACACGCTCCACAGGGTCGAACGGGGGGAACGGGTGCGGCTGGTCGTCATCAACGCCACCCACATGTGGCACCCCGTGCATCTGCACGGCCACACCTATTCCCTCGCCGGCATCGACTGCAACGGCGCCCGCAAGGACACCACGATCCTGCTGCCGCACCACAAGCTGGTGGCGGACTTCGACGCGGACAACCCCGGGCTGTGGATGCTGCACTGCCACAACATCTACCACGCGGAGTCCGGGATGATGACGACCCTCGCCTACCACGAGTGA
- a CDS encoding glycosyltransferase yields the protein MRILIWHVHGSWTTAFVQGPHTYLVPVTPDRGPDGLGRARTWDWPESVIEVPPERLRDEEIDVVVLQRPHEIGLVDRWLGRRPPLVYLEHNAPDGDVPHTRHPAAGIPGVTLVHVTHFNRLMWDCGTTPATVIEHGIIDPGPRWTGELDRAAVVVNEPVRRGRTTGTDLLPEFARAAPLDVFGMRTEGLAVHLGVPADRCRTLDLPQNELHTELARRRVYVHPVRWTSLGLSLLEAMHLGMPVVALATTEVSEAVPPGAGVVSNRIDVLTEAVRDFLADPAHARAVGEAARAAALARYGVSRFLDDWERLLKEVTR from the coding sequence ATGAGGATCCTCATCTGGCACGTGCACGGGTCGTGGACCACGGCCTTCGTGCAGGGCCCGCACACCTACCTCGTCCCGGTCACCCCCGACCGGGGACCCGACGGCCTGGGCCGCGCCCGCACCTGGGACTGGCCCGAGTCGGTGATCGAGGTACCGCCGGAGCGGCTGCGCGACGAGGAGATCGACGTCGTCGTCCTCCAGCGCCCGCACGAGATCGGCCTCGTCGACCGGTGGCTGGGCCGCCGCCCGCCGCTGGTCTACCTGGAGCACAACGCCCCGGACGGCGACGTGCCGCACACCCGCCACCCCGCCGCCGGCATCCCCGGCGTCACCCTCGTCCACGTCACCCACTTCAACCGCCTGATGTGGGACTGCGGCACCACCCCGGCCACCGTCATCGAGCACGGCATCATCGACCCCGGCCCCCGCTGGACCGGCGAGCTCGACCGCGCCGCCGTCGTCGTCAACGAGCCGGTCCGGCGGGGCCGGACCACCGGCACCGACCTGCTGCCGGAGTTCGCCCGCGCCGCCCCCCTCGACGTGTTCGGCATGCGCACCGAGGGCCTCGCCGTCCATCTCGGCGTCCCCGCCGACCGCTGCCGCACCCTCGACCTGCCGCAGAACGAGCTGCACACCGAACTCGCCAGGCGGCGCGTCTACGTCCACCCCGTCCGCTGGACCTCCCTCGGCCTGTCCCTGCTGGAGGCCATGCACCTGGGCATGCCCGTCGTCGCCCTCGCCACCACCGAGGTGAGCGAGGCGGTGCCGCCCGGCGCCGGAGTGGTCTCCAACCGCATCGACGTACTGACCGAGGCCGTACGGGACTTCCTGGCCGATCCGGCGCACGCGCGCGCGGTCGGCGAGGCGGCGCGTGCGGCGGCCCTCGCCCGCTACGGGGTGTCCCGCTTCCTGGACGACTGGGAGCGGCTGCTGAAGGAGGTGACCCGATGA